Proteins encoded within one genomic window of Levilactobacillus namurensis:
- a CDS encoding type II toxin-antitoxin system YafQ family toxin, translated as MQIKQTKSFERELKKLVKKHFPITVLKPCLEAIVEQDVLILKQIKDHALKGNWRGYREFHPARYGNYGKNYDNWIVIYQLDHDELILLLVATGSHEILNQ; from the coding sequence ATGCAAATTAAACAGACCAAATCTTTTGAACGTGAATTAAAAAAACTAGTCAAAAAACATTTCCCAATAACTGTCTTGAAGCCTTGCTTAGAAGCAATTGTTGAACAAGATGTACTTATTTTGAAACAGATTAAAGATCATGCATTAAAAGGAAATTGGCGTGGCTATCGTGAATTTCACCCTGCCAGATATGGAAACTATGGTAAAAATTATGACAACTGGATTGTTATTTATCAGCTAGATCATGATGAATTGATTTTGTTATTGGTTGCAACTGGCTCCCATGAAATCTTGAATCAATAG
- a CDS encoding site-specific integrase yields the protein MQQVVLPIKDSNVLKEVQDTLLNNFKAGRRNYTIFQVGKATLLRVSDVMGLKQADIFNPDGSIKQNAFIHDRKTGKPNTLYLKPVQTELLLYHQWLLDHKLDSEWLFPSIQHPERHITEKQFYKIMSKVGDLLGINYLGTHTMRKTGAYRVYTQSNYNIGLVMHLLNHSSESMTLAYLGLDQASTENMLNQIDFG from the coding sequence ATGCAACAAGTTGTCTTACCCATCAAAGATTCAAACGTTCTTAAAGAGGTTCAAGATACCTTACTCAACAACTTTAAAGCTGGCCGACGTAACTATACGATTTTTCAGGTTGGTAAAGCGACGCTACTGCGAGTGAGTGACGTTATGGGCTTAAAACAGGCCGATATTTTTAATCCAGACGGTTCTATTAAACAAAATGCGTTTATTCATGACCGAAAAACTGGTAAACCTAATACCTTGTACCTTAAACCTGTTCAAACAGAGCTCTTATTGTACCATCAATGGCTGCTTGATCATAAGCTGGATTCTGAATGGCTCTTTCCTTCAATTCAACACCCAGAACGCCATATTACTGAAAAACAGTTCTACAAAATTATGAGTAAGGTTGGCGATCTATTAGGAATTAATTATCTAGGTACTCATACGATGCGCAAAACTGGGGCTTATCGTGTTTACACGCAATCAAATTACAATATTGGCCTAGTCATGCACTTACTAAATCACTCAAGTGAATCAATGACTTTAGCTTATTTAGGCTTGGATCAAGCAAGTACAGAAAACATGTTGAACCAAATTGATTTTGGGTAA
- a CDS encoding plasmid mobilization protein translates to MSNTIIKNKTISTRVTPDISERAKANLAKQGLTVSEYIRLSLVKAANNEVRLVSFLDSPEALAAKKEAETGQVKNIGSLTDFEDWIDKLDAN, encoded by the coding sequence ATGAGTAATACTATTATTAAAAACAAGACAATTTCAACTCGTGTAACACCTGACATTAGTGAACGGGCTAAAGCTAATCTAGCAAAACAAGGGCTAACCGTTTCTGAGTATATACGCTTATCGTTAGTTAAAGCGGCCAATAATGAAGTTCGATTAGTCAGCTTTTTAGATTCTCCGGAAGCCTTAGCCGCTAAAAAAGAAGCAGAAACAGGGCAGGTCAAAAACATTGGTTCATTGACTGACTTTGAAGATTGGATCGATAAGTTAGATGCAAATTAA
- a CDS encoding replication initiation protein, which translates to MRDKGDETVRFSFDQLKELSAYKPTANNRFIDDIESTYQKILGLRFGRRSKDGLHREFFVMFTEFEINGHADDPYVDIKIYPKAIKLLNELESWVRYALSEFRDLKSSYAKTMFRLLKQFRTTGYAYFSVADFNELLDVPKSYKSSNINQSVLKPIKEELTPLFRGLTVRKKYGKGRGKPVIGYSFTWKSEKKNANDFSQGQFQDERQKLFNIQHNGELTEQEKWRAIDKVKGLTLGSTEKQALAVKQAEHDKKIRDQARKEALAELRKGFGNHA; encoded by the coding sequence ATGCGTGACAAGGGTGACGAAACTGTAAGGTTTTCATTTGATCAATTAAAAGAATTAAGTGCATATAAACCTACAGCAAATAACCGATTTATTGACGATATTGAAAGTACTTATCAAAAAATTTTAGGCTTACGCTTTGGAAGGCGTAGTAAAGATGGGCTGCATCGTGAATTTTTTGTTATGTTTACCGAATTTGAGATAAACGGCCATGCTGATGATCCTTATGTTGATATTAAAATTTACCCCAAAGCTATAAAATTATTAAATGAGCTGGAAAGTTGGGTTCGTTATGCTTTATCAGAATTCAGAGATTTAAAAAGTAGCTACGCAAAAACCATGTTTCGGTTACTAAAACAATTTAGAACTACTGGGTACGCTTACTTTTCAGTTGCAGACTTTAACGAGCTATTAGATGTCCCTAAAAGCTATAAAAGTAGCAATATAAATCAATCCGTTTTAAAACCCATCAAAGAGGAACTTACGCCTCTTTTTAGAGGCCTAACGGTTAGAAAAAAATATGGTAAAGGCCGCGGAAAACCAGTGATTGGGTATTCTTTTACTTGGAAGTCTGAAAAGAAAAACGCTAATGACTTCTCACAAGGTCAATTTCAAGATGAACGTCAAAAACTCTTTAACATTCAGCATAATGGTGAATTAACAGAACAGGAAAAATGGCGTGCCATTGATAAAGTTAAGGGGTTAACTCTAGGTTCTACTGAAAAGCAAGCATTGGCTGTCAAACAAGCCGAACATGATAAAAAAATAAGAGATCAAGCACGAAAAGAAGCACTTGCTGAACTCCGAAAGGGGTTTGGGAATCATGCCTAA